The Sulfurospirillum halorespirans DSM 13726 genome has a window encoding:
- a CDS encoding ABC transporter substrate-binding protein, giving the protein MFVKSLLCFALGLIPSYMHTAEPYEMDDAAKTSLTYRDPNSHLHVYIPSLPYAYIMRLINGTLVRLDDSKRGWEYFIAYKHEKRDELTYDFWLRNDVKFQDGTPLNADAVVENFQHFLQGAFTYTDIHRKLKSVEKLDEYSIRIHLNAPYGMLFHDLARINFYTKEYYTHHQWSKSITAENTAIVGPFGAGPYILTQGHATGLSQSDTVVLKANPYYFEKSQPYIQTLTIHTRMPIDSVIDALSNNEGKIDIAFIPLNKKTEIVNSKYAKLYTRPSTTTLSFHMNLMNPKTPLHDLRIRQALNEALNQENLVKFSYKGEGVLSPFPISANMYAAKALSQAYIQHPPTRMSDEEITNILNGVHLKVVTQDRFLSICKGIEYQLKRFGVTLSYDVTSDEKYVFRQLLTNREHQYDWDLLLWGNEDWYGHPWSSLFTLYTPNQWCSIDKDDTLDTYMQTLFTLENSDPRFLPLMDKILQHVYEKAYMLSIPSPNMVIGINKEVDFTPSSVAIMRLWEAKLTPYHWSIRSEPLPQERLRYRLPTKVLPNE; this is encoded by the coding sequence ATGTTCGTCAAAAGCCTTTTGTGCTTTGCTTTAGGACTGATACCTTCTTACATGCACACCGCCGAACCATACGAAATGGACGATGCAGCAAAGACGAGCCTTACGTATCGCGATCCAAATTCACATTTACATGTCTATATTCCCTCGTTACCTTACGCGTATATTATGCGTTTAATCAACGGAACGCTGGTTAGACTGGATGATTCCAAGCGTGGTTGGGAGTATTTTATTGCCTATAAACATGAAAAACGAGATGAGCTTACCTATGATTTTTGGCTACGTAACGACGTTAAATTTCAAGACGGTACACCCTTAAATGCCGATGCTGTCGTTGAGAATTTTCAACATTTTTTACAGGGTGCATTTACCTATACCGATATTCACCGTAAACTCAAATCCGTTGAAAAGTTAGACGAATACAGCATTCGTATCCATCTGAATGCGCCCTACGGCATGCTCTTTCACGATTTAGCACGCATCAATTTTTATACCAAAGAGTATTACACTCACCATCAATGGTCAAAAAGCATCACCGCCGAAAATACAGCGATCGTCGGACCTTTTGGAGCGGGCCCTTATATTTTAACACAAGGCCATGCAACCGGCTTGTCCCAAAGCGATACCGTCGTTTTAAAAGCCAATCCTTACTATTTTGAAAAATCCCAACCGTATATTCAAACGTTAACGATTCACACACGTATGCCTATTGATAGTGTTATCGATGCATTGAGCAATAACGAAGGCAAAATTGATATTGCCTTTATCCCACTGAATAAAAAAACTGAAATCGTTAATTCAAAATATGCAAAACTTTACACACGTCCCTCAACAACGACGCTCAGTTTTCATATGAACCTCATGAACCCCAAAACGCCCTTGCACGATCTTCGCATACGTCAAGCTCTCAACGAAGCCTTAAATCAAGAAAATCTCGTCAAATTTTCGTATAAAGGAGAAGGTGTTCTTTCACCCTTTCCAATTTCGGCAAATATGTATGCCGCTAAAGCGCTTTCTCAAGCGTATATCCAGCATCCACCCACTCGAATGAGTGACGAGGAGATCACGAACATTTTAAACGGTGTCCATCTCAAAGTCGTAACGCAAGATCGCTTTTTATCAATCTGTAAAGGGATCGAGTATCAGCTTAAACGCTTCGGTGTCACTTTAAGCTACGATGTTACGAGTGACGAAAAATACGTTTTTAGGCAACTCTTAACTAATCGCGAACACCAATACGATTGGGATTTGTTATTATGGGGAAATGAAGATTGGTATGGACATCCTTGGTCAAGTCTGTTTACTCTTTATACACCGAACCAATGGTGCTCAATAGACAAAGACGACACACTTGATACTTACATGCAAACACTTTTTACGCTCGAAAACAGCGATCCTCGTTTTTTACCTTTAATGGATAAAATTTTGCAACATGTGTATGAAAAAGCTTACATGTTAAGTATTCCTTCTCCCAATATGGTTATAGGTATCAATAAAGAAGTGGATTTTACGCCCTCAAGCGTGGCGATTATGCGCCTTTGGGAAGCGAAACTCACACCCTATCATTGGTCGATTCGTTCAGAACCTCTGCCTCAAGAACGCTTACGTTACCGTTTACCGACAAAGGTCTTACCAAATGAATAA
- a CDS encoding response regulator transcription factor: MIQNPLRHLNILFVEDEENIRKHIANALGYIVHEIKEASNGQEALEILKTFSPDIIMTDLEMPIMNGVELITTIRKKEIDSCIVVLTAYTSQEYLLPLINMHIEHYVIKPIRFEKMLAILQECCAKLDKCSDCHDLPQGYYYDWNQKILTYQSKSITLTKKEISFLELLFHNKHRIVTYEEFQSYVWGNAVMTDDAIRSIVRNLRNKLPKDIIANLSGIGYKLE, translated from the coding sequence ATGATACAAAATCCGCTGAGACATTTAAATATTCTATTTGTTGAAGATGAAGAGAACATACGGAAGCATATCGCCAACGCTCTAGGCTATATTGTCCATGAGATCAAAGAAGCCTCTAATGGACAAGAGGCATTAGAAATACTCAAAACGTTTTCTCCCGATATTATTATGACCGATCTTGAAATGCCAATCATGAACGGTGTGGAGTTAATTACGACGATTCGCAAAAAAGAGATTGACTCCTGCATTGTTGTTTTAACGGCATATACGAGCCAAGAGTATCTACTACCATTGATTAATATGCACATCGAACATTACGTTATTAAACCAATACGCTTTGAAAAGATGCTAGCGATTTTACAAGAATGTTGTGCGAAATTAGACAAATGTAGCGATTGCCACGATTTACCTCAAGGGTATTACTACGATTGGAATCAGAAAATTTTGACGTATCAATCAAAAAGTATTACACTCACCAAAAAAGAGATTTCATTTTTGGAACTTTTATTTCATAATAAACACCGTATTGTGACCTATGAAGAATTTCAAAGCTACGTTTGGGGCAATGCGGTTATGACTGACGATGCAATTCGTTCGATTGTGAGAAACCTGCGAAACAAGCTCCCCAAAGACATTATTGCCAACCTCTCGGGGATTGGATACAAGCTTGAATAG
- a CDS encoding RidA family protein, giving the protein MKNLIVRLNPSTLPNAGEMGYSQISIVEPGRMAYISGQVAWRPDGQTVPKGLAEQMSIVSLNAKAALDAVGATPHDVVIARIYVVNLTPERLEELMPSFLATFEGAQPCVTGVGVATLAAPDLQVEMELVVRLPN; this is encoded by the coding sequence ATGAAGAATTTAATTGTCCGTCTTAATCCATCGACATTACCGAATGCTGGCGAAATGGGATACTCACAAATATCAATAGTTGAGCCAGGGCGTATGGCTTATATATCTGGTCAAGTTGCGTGGCGGCCAGATGGTCAGACTGTACCTAAAGGGTTAGCAGAACAAATGAGTATTGTCTCGCTCAACGCGAAGGCTGCATTAGATGCTGTTGGCGCTACGCCGCATGATGTTGTGATTGCACGTATTTATGTGGTCAACCTTACGCCCGAACGATTGGAAGAACTCATGCCATCGTTTCTAGCAACTTTTGAAGGGGCTCAACCTTGTGTTACTGGAGTTGGTGTCGCGACGCTGGCAGCGCCAGACCTTCAAGTTGAAATGGAGCTAGTTGTCAGGCTACCTAATTAA
- a CDS encoding GNAT family N-acetyltransferase, producing the protein MRTERLRLRALNQEDSKTLYELIFSDKDVIKYTFGKDTISEQNIYEYVKQIGLKVLENNTTKEIIGLAGVLPCSYLQEDDYEFGFILAKKFWGLGYASEIGKAQIESIKNSLLKNRAIATVYHENFASIKCIEKLGLKYETTISTDRGERLVYLLNFK; encoded by the coding sequence ATGAGAACAGAAAGATTAAGACTAAGAGCATTAAACCAAGAAGATAGCAAAACCTTATATGAACTGATTTTTAGTGATAAAGATGTTATCAAATATACTTTTGGAAAAGATACTATTTCAGAGCAAAACATATATGAGTATGTAAAGCAGATAGGCTTAAAAGTTTTAGAAAACAATACTACAAAAGAAATAATAGGTTTAGCAGGTGTTCTGCCTTGTTCTTATTTGCAAGAAGATGACTATGAATTCGGTTTTATCTTGGCAAAAAAATTTTGGGGACTAGGATATGCAAGTGAAATTGGTAAAGCCCAAATAGAATCAATCAAAAATTCTTTGTTAAAAAACAGAGCTATTGCAACAGTTTATCATGAAAACTTTGCATCTATAAAATGTATAGAAAAACTTGGGCTCAAATACGAAACAACAATTTCTACAGATAGAGGAGAGAGGCTAGTCTACCTATTGAATTTTAAGTAG